AGTCGCTCGATCAGGCGTCGGCGGAGAAACGACCGTGATGGCTGCGTCAACTTGGCGCTGCAACGCAATTTACTGAAGTCGATTCGCACGGCAGTCGCAAGGTAAAACGGCTCCCGTTTCCTGGTTGACTGTCGCAGACGATGTTTCCGCCAAGCACGCCGGCGATGCGGCTGACAATCGTCAGTCCCAATCCGACGCCGGTTGTGCCGTTGCGTCGCGCGGACGACGAACGAAAGAAGGGATCGAAGATCGACTCCAACTCTTCGGGCGAAATTCCGACGCCGGCGTCACTGACCGTGATCTCCAATTGTTGAGCGGAAATCGCGTGCGTCGAGAGGGTGATCGGCGAGCCTGGCGGACTGTATTTCACGGCGTTTTGCAGCAGGTTGTCAATCGCTTGCGACAAGAGGGAGACGGAAGTTGTCAACGTCGCGTCGTGGGAGAGAATGAATGAAATATCGGCGCTGCGCGGGTGATGATCCCAGCGTTTACGCACGCTCTGGAGCCATGTCGTCAGCACCAGGGTTTCGCGATCAGGTAGTTGGGCGTCCCCTTCCGCTCTGGCGATGAAGAGGAGCGAGCTGACCATTTTCTGAAGTTCATCGGTTTGCTCGCGCAGCGTTTGCAACAGGTCTCGATATTCGGCTTCGCTACGTGGGCGACGCATCGCGACATCGATTTGCCCCAGCAGAACAGTCAGCGGAGTACGCAATTGATGCGCTGCGTCACTCGTAAATCGCTGTTGTTGGTGATACGACTTTTGCAGTCGATCGAGCAAGTCGTTAAACGCCGCCGCCAACGACGCCAACTCGTCTGCGGGACGCGACACCGGCAACCGCGCGTCTGACTGAAAACCAGTAATCAATCGCGTTTGATTCGCCATTTCGGTCACCGGGCGGAGCGCTCGGCGACAATAGGCGCGACCTACGACTGCGGCGAAGATCCAGAGAATCGTCGGTAGTCCGCATGCTAACAGCGCCAATCGCCACAAGTCGGCGTCCAAGCGGTAAGAGTCGTGAGCGACAGTCACGATCACGTGCGGATATTCATCGGAATCAAGTTCAAGCGTGGGCTTGGGGGCGGGCGCGACCAATCTTGACTGTAAAATTCTCCAATGTCCGAACCTGGACAAGTCGCCGGAATGCGACTGGATTCGCGAGCCGATTTTCAAGAGTTGGTGATCGGCGTCCGATTGAAGATTCAAGTTTCCAGACGCATCCACGACGCCGCTTGGTTCTTCGACAATCAACCAGCGGACTTCATCTTGATCATCGCCAAGATGAATCGTGTGTTCGGAGGGTTGCCAT
The nucleotide sequence above comes from Blastopirellula sp. J2-11. Encoded proteins:
- a CDS encoding HAMP domain-containing histidine kinase, with amino-acid sequence MRLVNRISIFFLAALAICLIGYSATMYVLIRHHLYHEFDDHLRNSLHVLSAAIEVESDAVKWQPSEHTIHLGDDQDEVRWLIVEEPSGVVDASGNLNLQSDADHQLLKIGSRIQSHSGDLSRFGHWRILQSRLVAPAPKPTLELDSDEYPHVIVTVAHDSYRLDADLWRLALLACGLPTILWIFAAVVGRAYCRRALRPVTEMANQTRLITGFQSDARLPVSRPADELASLAAAFNDLLDRLQKSYHQQQRFTSDAAHQLRTPLTVLLGQIDVAMRRPRSEAEYRDLLQTLREQTDELQKMVSSLLFIARAEGDAQLPDRETLVLTTWLQSVRKRWDHHPRSADISFILSHDATLTTSVSLLSQAIDNLLQNAVKYSPPGSPITLSTHAISAQQLEITVSDAGVGISPEELESIFDPFFRSSSARRNGTTGVGLGLTIVSRIAGVLGGNIVCDSQPGNGSRFTLRLPCESTSVNCVAAPS